A window of the Deltaproteobacteria bacterium genome harbors these coding sequences:
- a CDS encoding ABC transporter permease, with the protein MRTYLIRRFLLMIPTLFGITLITFFIMKAAPGDTATLRAASAVQGETDPAVREQILREVRALYGDDQPLLVQYGTWLKRIITFDFGESRLYRRPVMDTILDALPVTLALNVISVFIIYLITVPWGVYSSTIVGKKLDVAVSTVLFLLYSIPSFWGAMMLVLFFASGIYFDWFPVTGIRSVGAESWPWWRQLADYARHFTLPVFCYVYGSLAFLSRFVRSTMLENLSADHVRTARAKGLSETAVLLHHAFRTGLIPIVTLLGYLLPGLIGGSVIIESIFSIPGLGRLGFDAILNYDYPLIMAITTISALLTLAGMLLSDFLYSVVDPRIRFDGERT; encoded by the coding sequence GTGCGCACGTATCTCATCCGTCGGTTCCTGCTGATGATCCCGACCCTGTTCGGGATCACGCTCATCACCTTCTTCATCATGAAGGCGGCGCCGGGAGACACGGCGACGCTCCGGGCGGCCTCGGCCGTGCAGGGCGAAACCGATCCGGCCGTGCGGGAACAGATCCTGCGCGAGGTCCGGGCGCTGTACGGGGACGACCAGCCGCTCCTCGTCCAGTACGGCACCTGGCTGAAGCGGATCATCACGTTCGATTTCGGCGAGAGCCGCCTCTACCGGCGGCCCGTCATGGACACGATACTCGACGCCCTGCCGGTCACACTCGCCCTGAACGTGATCTCGGTGTTCATCATCTACCTTATCACGGTCCCCTGGGGGGTGTATTCATCCACCATCGTCGGAAAGAAGCTGGACGTGGCCGTTTCCACCGTCCTGTTCCTTCTCTACTCGATCCCCTCGTTCTGGGGAGCGATGATGCTGGTGCTGTTCTTCGCCAGCGGCATCTATTTCGACTGGTTCCCGGTCACGGGGATCCGGTCGGTGGGCGCGGAGAGCTGGCCCTGGTGGCGGCAACTGGCCGACTACGCCCGCCACTTCACGCTGCCCGTCTTCTGCTATGTCTATGGGAGCCTCGCGTTCCTCTCCCGGTTCGTCCGCTCGACGATGCTCGAAAACCTGTCGGCCGACCACGTCCGCACGGCCCGCGCCAAGGGGCTGTCCGAGACGGCCGTGCTGCTCCATCACGCCTTCAGGACCGGCCTCATCCCCATCGTCACCCTGCTCGGCTACCTGCTTCCGGGGCTGATCGGCGGCTCGGTCATCATCGAGAGCATCTTCAGCATACCGGGGCTGGGGCGCCTGGGGTTCGATGCGATCCTCAACTACGACTACCCGCTCATCATGGCCATCACGACCATTTCGGCCCTGCTGACGCTGGCCGGGATGCTGCTCTCCGATTTCCTCTACTCCGTGGTCGATCCCCGGATCCGGTTCGACGGGGAGCGGACATGA
- a CDS encoding RNA pseudouridine synthase — protein sequence MPVRSPDILFRSDEIILADKPAGILTTGEKGDRDTLEARIQAGFGPGVKALHRLDRETSGVVALAAGEAARRRLEPLFRRHETERVYLALVLGTFRENEGSLRNYLRTDPRTHTEQVTYNPRFGVEARLGYRVLQSAGGASLLEIRPETGRTNQIRVQLAHDGHPVIGDRKYGRGKIYPAMARRTMLHARSLALLPPGEKKKVRATSPLPDDFREALAELAMSAKGLG from the coding sequence ATGCCCGTCCGCTCCCCGGACATCCTGTTCCGAAGCGACGAGATCATCCTCGCGGACAAGCCGGCGGGAATCCTGACGACGGGCGAGAAGGGCGACCGCGACACGCTCGAAGCCCGGATCCAGGCCGGGTTCGGGCCGGGCGTGAAGGCCCTGCACCGGCTGGACCGGGAGACGAGCGGCGTCGTGGCGCTGGCGGCAGGCGAGGCGGCGCGCCGCCGGCTGGAGCCGCTGTTCCGCCGCCACGAAACCGAGCGGGTCTATCTCGCGCTGGTGCTCGGCACGTTCAGGGAAAATGAAGGCAGCCTCCGGAACTACCTCCGCACCGATCCAAGAACCCATACCGAGCAGGTGACCTACAACCCCCGGTTCGGCGTGGAGGCGCGGCTCGGCTACCGGGTGCTCCAGAGCGCCGGGGGAGCGAGCTTGCTCGAAATCCGGCCCGAAACCGGGCGGACGAACCAGATACGGGTACAGCTCGCCCACGACGGGCATCCCGTCATCGGGGACCGCAAGTACGGCAGGGGAAAGATCTATCCGGCGATGGCCAGGCGGACGATGCTGCACGCCCGCTCGCTCGCGCTCCTGCCGCCCGGCGAAAAGAAGAAGGTCCGCGCCACGAGCCCGCTCCCCGACGACTTCCGCGAGGCGCTCGCCGAACTGGCCATGAGCGCGAAGGGGCTGGGGTAG
- a CDS encoding SDR family oxidoreductase yields the protein MHRSRIYRDDLLEGKKAIVTGGGTGIGAAITAELAALGCEVFICSRKQENVEPAAREIREAVGKHPVHWGLCDIRKHEEVDRVVDEALQKMGRIDFLVNNAGGQFPSPAAAYTDNGWNAVIGNNLTGPWYFTQSTAKKALFRQNGGKVIFITADCHRGMPGLAHTSAARAGAQNLAMTLAIEWASFNIKVNCVAPGTVFSTGMRVYPKDVVFTTARHIPLKRLGSVEEIAQAVTYLLSPAGDWITGETLKIDGGAHLWGDRWPIPDPKDFEKTHGWPPPAPFGGYEGHDEDKKK from the coding sequence ATGCACCGGAGCAGAATCTACCGAGACGACCTTCTGGAGGGTAAAAAGGCCATCGTGACCGGCGGCGGCACCGGCATCGGTGCAGCGATCACCGCCGAGCTCGCCGCCCTGGGATGCGAGGTGTTCATCTGCTCGCGCAAGCAGGAGAACGTGGAACCGGCCGCACGCGAGATCCGGGAGGCCGTGGGCAAGCACCCCGTCCACTGGGGGCTGTGCGACATCCGCAAGCATGAGGAAGTGGACCGGGTGGTGGACGAGGCCCTCCAGAAGATGGGCCGGATCGATTTCCTCGTGAACAACGCCGGGGGACAGTTCCCCTCGCCGGCGGCGGCCTACACCGACAACGGCTGGAACGCCGTCATCGGCAACAACCTCACCGGCCCCTGGTATTTCACCCAGTCCACGGCGAAGAAGGCCCTGTTCCGCCAGAACGGCGGAAAGGTCATCTTCATTACCGCCGACTGCCACCGCGGAATGCCGGGACTCGCCCACACGAGCGCCGCCCGCGCCGGGGCGCAGAACCTCGCCATGACGCTGGCGATCGAGTGGGCCTCGTTCAACATCAAGGTGAACTGCGTCGCCCCCGGAACGGTCTTCTCGACCGGCATGCGCGTCTACCCGAAGGACGTGGTGTTCACCACGGCGCGGCACATTCCGCTGAAACGGCTCGGCAGCGTGGAGGAGATCGCGCAGGCGGTCACCTATCTCCTGTCGCCCGCCGGCGACTGGATCACCGGGGAGACGCTCAAGATCGACGGCGGGGCACACCTGTGGGGCGACCGCTGGCCCATCCCCGACCCGAAGGATTTCGAAAAGACCCACGGGTGGCCGCCGCCCGCGCCGTTCGGCGGCTACGAAGGCCACGACGAGGACAAGAAGAAGTAG
- a CDS encoding acyl-CoA dehydrogenase family protein: protein MFELSEPNKMVMQMVRQWCQKNLFPALPKLETGEMLPYDLIRGMSRQFGLDMMAKTSLQKRVKKLREIESGAATAPEGGNLAEMMGDGGGDPMMMAVVLKELSRCSPGFTMTWGASIGLAGGAIISKGTAGQIEKYGIPLATIEKIGAWGLTEPGAGSDAFGSMKTTARPDGDCYVLNGQKTFITNGPHADIYVIYAKLDRGRPGEEMPVNTFIVERGTPGFTQGKPFKKMGMRDSPTGELFFDNVRVPKANLLGGKEKSAEGRADTKESLGNERSGIPAIAWGIMEECYERSLKYVRERHQFGRPVGEFQAVQLDIADMYVKMKNVENIVYRTAWIQKQGIRDAAFINATKAYCSQACLDVTLRAIQLHGGYGYMEEYHIEKLARDAKLLEIGAGTTHINYMAAARTLLEVQ, encoded by the coding sequence ATGTTCGAGCTATCAGAACCCAACAAGATGGTCATGCAGATGGTCCGCCAGTGGTGCCAGAAGAACCTCTTTCCGGCGCTGCCGAAGCTCGAAACGGGGGAGATGCTCCCCTACGACCTGATCCGGGGCATGTCGAGGCAGTTCGGCCTCGACATGATGGCGAAAACCTCGCTGCAGAAGCGGGTGAAGAAGCTGCGCGAGATCGAGAGCGGCGCCGCAACGGCGCCGGAGGGCGGCAACCTCGCCGAGATGATGGGCGACGGCGGCGGCGACCCGATGATGATGGCGGTGGTCCTGAAGGAACTGTCGCGGTGCTCGCCGGGATTCACGATGACCTGGGGCGCGTCCATCGGCCTTGCCGGCGGCGCCATTATCTCCAAGGGCACGGCCGGCCAGATCGAGAAATACGGCATCCCGCTGGCGACGATCGAGAAGATCGGCGCGTGGGGCCTCACCGAACCCGGCGCGGGTTCCGACGCCTTCGGCTCGATGAAGACGACGGCGCGGCCCGACGGCGACTGCTACGTCCTGAACGGGCAGAAGACCTTCATCACCAACGGCCCCCATGCGGACATCTATGTCATCTATGCGAAGCTGGACCGCGGCCGTCCGGGCGAGGAGATGCCGGTCAACACGTTCATCGTCGAGCGCGGCACGCCGGGGTTCACCCAGGGCAAGCCGTTCAAGAAGATGGGAATGAGGGACAGCCCGACGGGCGAGCTGTTCTTCGACAACGTACGGGTGCCGAAGGCGAACCTGCTCGGCGGCAAGGAGAAATCGGCCGAGGGGCGGGCCGACACCAAGGAGTCCCTTGGCAACGAGCGGTCGGGGATTCCCGCCATCGCCTGGGGCATCATGGAGGAGTGCTACGAGCGGTCACTGAAATACGTGCGGGAGCGTCACCAGTTCGGCCGCCCGGTGGGCGAGTTCCAGGCGGTTCAGCTCGATATCGCCGACATGTACGTGAAGATGAAGAATGTCGAGAATATCGTTTACCGGACGGCGTGGATACAGAAGCAGGGCATACGCGACGCGGCCTTCATCAACGCGACCAAGGCCTACTGCTCGCAGGCCTGCCTCGACGTGACCCTGCGTGCGATCCAGCTCCACGGCGGCTACGGCTACATGGAGGAGTACCACATCGAGAAGCTCGCCCGCGACGCCAAGCTCCTCGAAATCGGGGCCGGGACGACCCACATCAACTACATGGCGGCTGCGCGGACATTGCTCGAAGTGCAGTGA
- a CDS encoding ABC transporter permease yields the protein MTADDWAIWPIHDQSPYTNNLARRLEPPSAEHPFGTDQNGRDVLARIIHGGRVSLAVGFVSMGIALVIGILIGALAGWFGGKTDMAISRFIEIVICFPTFFLILTVMAFWPPSIWNIMIVIGITGWTGIARLVRGEVLRIRNEEFVLAAQVTGARQMTVLFRHVLPHALAPVIVSAAFSVAGAMLTESSLSFLGFGVQPPTSSWGQILGQSKPYVRTAWWLVVFPGVVLFLSITAYNILGDRLRERSDPRSVRRSRSR from the coding sequence ATGACCGCAGACGACTGGGCCATCTGGCCCATCCACGACCAGTCGCCCTACACGAACAACCTCGCCCGGCGGCTGGAGCCGCCCTCGGCGGAGCATCCGTTCGGGACCGACCAGAACGGCCGCGACGTGCTGGCCCGGATCATCCACGGCGGGCGGGTGTCGCTCGCCGTGGGCTTCGTCTCGATGGGGATCGCGCTCGTCATCGGCATCCTGATCGGCGCGCTGGCGGGCTGGTTCGGCGGGAAGACCGACATGGCGATCTCCCGGTTCATCGAGATCGTGATCTGCTTTCCCACGTTCTTCCTGATCCTCACGGTCATGGCCTTCTGGCCGCCGTCGATCTGGAACATCATGATCGTCATCGGCATCACCGGCTGGACCGGCATCGCCCGCCTCGTCCGGGGGGAGGTCCTCCGCATCAGGAACGAGGAGTTCGTCCTGGCGGCGCAGGTGACCGGGGCCCGCCAGATGACCGTCCTGTTCCGCCATGTGCTGCCCCACGCGCTCGCGCCGGTGATCGTCTCGGCGGCGTTCAGCGTGGCCGGCGCCATGCTGACCGAAAGCTCGCTCAGTTTCCTCGGTTTCGGGGTCCAGCCCCCCACCTCCAGCTGGGGCCAGATCCTGGGCCAGTCGAAGCCCTATGTCCGGACCGCCTGGTGGCTCGTCGTGTTTCCGGGGGTGGTCCTGTTCCTGTCGATCACGGCCTACAACATCCTGGGGGACCGGCTCCGCGAGCGGTCCGACCCCCGGAGCGTCCGCCGGTCCCGCTCCCGGTGA
- a CDS encoding CoA transferase: MGAPLEGIKVLDLSRLLPGPFCTQLLADLGARVVKVEDTQGGDYARAGAPAIDGQSAFYAAINRNKQSIKLNLKKPEGVAAFKKLLPNFDVVVDTFRPGVVEKLGVGYETCRAIHPKVVYCAITGYGQDGPYAQRAGHDNNYLALAGVGGITGEPGRRPVLCGFQLADLGGGALFGLSSILAGLLQAQRTGTGTYCDVSMHDGAFAFLAPHMAGYLQQKDNVPGPSTMLLSGAVVCYNIYQTKDGRYMSVGSLEPKFWQAFCQVTKRPDIQPFAFTKAADGEKGYETVRELFRSKTQAEWAELLKDADCCVEPIWDFAQTENDPQLAARKMWISIRNRKGESVKLPSHPFRFSTVEKKSEDAPPPQYGEHTQAVLKEFGFTDADVAQLKTGGVI; the protein is encoded by the coding sequence ATGGGCGCACCGCTTGAAGGCATCAAGGTACTTGACCTGTCCCGGCTGCTGCCGGGCCCGTTCTGCACGCAGCTGCTCGCCGACCTGGGCGCGCGCGTCGTCAAGGTGGAGGACACCCAGGGGGGCGATTACGCCCGCGCCGGGGCCCCGGCCATCGACGGCCAGAGCGCGTTCTACGCCGCCATCAACCGGAACAAGCAGTCGATCAAGCTGAACCTGAAGAAGCCCGAGGGCGTCGCCGCCTTCAAGAAGCTGCTGCCGAACTTCGACGTGGTGGTGGACACCTTCCGCCCCGGCGTCGTGGAAAAGCTCGGCGTGGGCTACGAGACCTGCCGGGCGATCCACCCGAAGGTCGTCTACTGCGCCATCACCGGCTACGGGCAGGACGGCCCCTATGCCCAGCGGGCCGGACACGACAACAACTACCTCGCGCTGGCCGGCGTGGGCGGCATCACGGGCGAGCCCGGACGCCGCCCGGTCCTGTGCGGATTCCAGCTTGCAGACCTGGGCGGAGGCGCGCTGTTCGGCCTTTCGTCGATTCTGGCCGGGCTTCTCCAGGCCCAGCGGACAGGAACCGGAACCTACTGCGACGTCTCAATGCACGACGGCGCGTTCGCCTTCCTCGCCCCCCACATGGCGGGCTACCTCCAGCAGAAGGATAATGTCCCCGGCCCCAGCACGATGCTCCTGTCGGGAGCCGTGGTCTGCTACAACATCTACCAGACGAAGGACGGCCGCTACATGTCAGTGGGCTCGCTGGAGCCGAAGTTCTGGCAGGCGTTCTGCCAGGTGACGAAGCGGCCGGACATCCAGCCCTTCGCCTTCACGAAAGCCGCCGACGGCGAGAAGGGCTACGAGACTGTCAGGGAACTGTTCCGCTCGAAGACCCAGGCCGAGTGGGCCGAGCTCCTGAAGGACGCCGACTGCTGCGTCGAGCCAATCTGGGATTTCGCCCAGACGGAAAACGACCCGCAGCTTGCCGCCCGGAAGATGTGGATCAGCATCAGGAACCGCAAGGGCGAGAGCGTGAAGCTGCCCAGCCACCCGTTCCGGTTCAGCACCGTGGAGAAGAAGTCCGAGGACGCGCCCCCTCCCCAGTACGGCGAACACACCCAGGCCGTGCTGAAGGAGTTCGGCTTCACCGACGCGGACGTTGCCCAGCTGAAGACCGGCGGCGTAATCTGA
- a CDS encoding peptide-binding protein, which produces MKTHPIVLALCLSFALALSTAATGCKTTRGTRPAEEAGAAAGAQPSLPAVATEVSAEGEPVSGDWLVRNLGSNPPTLNPILSNDTSSGAVLAFLFESLVERDLKTLDYKPLLAESWTVGEDQRTFTFRIRQGVKFHDGTPMTIEDVVFSYERMLDPEVDAAEKRSYFSQLEHIRQTGPDTIECKYKEVYFLALAICGSVEIIPRHYYGGAKGKAFNTQPANEKPVGTGPLRFVEWKRGETLTLARFDGYWGPKDQQLNVERMLFRFIVDPEAEFINFTKGDQDTLAVRPEKWFREAAEPGFASKFHRLEFDFPAYFYIGWNMRKPQFADANTRVALHHLIDRDLIARQIYRGLARPINSIEFDKSPYWNPHLATRTYDPQKAAALLAQAGWTDSDGDGILDRDGQRLEFTLLIVQGNPEGEQLATNFQDTLKRAGIRLNIAMLDWANLLKKLDKRDFDAAMLGWALSVDPDPYQLWHSSQAGIEGSSNYPGFRNPRVDELIEMNRRELDRDRRIPILQEIQKIIYDEAPYLFLFSRRSTLAVSNRFRNIRFYTPRPCIDYREWFVPRQLQKYTPVSP; this is translated from the coding sequence TTGAAAACCCATCCGATCGTGCTGGCGCTTTGCCTGTCTTTCGCCCTCGCCCTCTCCACGGCCGCCACCGGCTGCAAGACGACCCGGGGAACCCGGCCCGCGGAAGAAGCAGGGGCGGCAGCCGGGGCGCAGCCTTCGCTTCCGGCGGTCGCCACCGAAGTCTCCGCCGAAGGAGAACCGGTGAGCGGCGACTGGCTGGTGAGAAACCTCGGAAGCAACCCGCCCACGCTGAACCCCATCCTGTCGAACGACACGTCATCGGGCGCGGTGCTCGCCTTCCTGTTCGAGTCGCTGGTGGAGCGCGACCTGAAGACCCTGGACTACAAGCCGCTGCTCGCCGAGAGCTGGACCGTGGGCGAGGACCAGAGGACGTTCACCTTCAGGATCCGGCAGGGGGTGAAGTTCCACGACGGCACCCCCATGACGATCGAGGACGTGGTTTTTTCCTACGAGCGGATGCTGGATCCCGAAGTGGATGCCGCCGAGAAGCGGTCCTACTTCTCGCAGCTCGAACACATCCGGCAAACGGGCCCCGACACCATCGAGTGCAAGTACAAGGAAGTGTATTTCCTTGCGCTCGCCATCTGCGGCTCGGTGGAGATCATCCCCAGGCACTACTACGGCGGAGCAAAGGGCAAGGCGTTCAACACCCAGCCCGCCAACGAAAAGCCGGTCGGCACCGGCCCCCTCCGGTTCGTCGAGTGGAAGCGCGGCGAAACGCTGACGCTGGCACGGTTCGACGGCTACTGGGGGCCGAAGGACCAGCAGCTCAACGTGGAGCGGATGCTGTTCCGGTTCATCGTCGATCCCGAGGCTGAGTTCATCAACTTCACCAAGGGCGACCAGGACACACTCGCCGTCCGGCCGGAAAAATGGTTCCGCGAGGCGGCCGAGCCCGGTTTCGCGTCGAAGTTCCACCGTCTGGAGTTCGACTTCCCGGCCTATTTCTACATCGGCTGGAACATGCGAAAGCCGCAGTTCGCCGACGCGAATACCCGCGTCGCCCTGCATCACCTGATCGACCGCGACCTGATCGCCCGGCAGATCTACCGGGGGCTCGCCCGGCCGATCAACAGCATCGAGTTCGACAAGTCGCCCTACTGGAACCCCCATCTTGCGACACGGACCTACGACCCGCAGAAGGCGGCCGCCCTGCTCGCCCAGGCGGGCTGGACCGACAGCGACGGCGACGGAATCCTGGACCGGGACGGGCAGCGGCTGGAGTTCACGCTGCTGATCGTGCAGGGGAACCCCGAGGGCGAGCAGCTCGCCACCAACTTCCAGGACACGCTGAAGCGCGCCGGAATCAGGCTGAACATCGCCATGCTGGACTGGGCGAACCTGCTGAAGAAACTGGACAAGCGCGACTTCGACGCCGCCATGCTGGGCTGGGCCCTGTCGGTCGATCCTGACCCCTACCAGCTCTGGCACTCGTCCCAGGCCGGTATCGAGGGGAGCAGCAACTATCCCGGTTTTCGCAACCCCCGCGTGGACGAGCTGATCGAGATGAACCGGAGGGAACTGGACCGCGACCGGCGGATCCCCATCCTTCAGGAGATCCAGAAGATCATCTACGACGAGGCTCCGTATCTCTTCCTGTTCAGCCGGAGATCAACGCTGGCCGTCTCGAACCGGTTCCGGAACATCCGGTTCTACACCCCCCGGCCCTGCATCGACTACCGGGAGTGGTTCGTCCCCCGGCAGCTCCAGAAATACACTCCCGTGTCGCCGTGA
- a CDS encoding SCP2 sterol-binding domain-containing protein, whose translation MSEKFTDCKPIFERIQKGLAANADAAKANVGGVFKFVVTGDKGGTWLVNCKDNVGVTAADGDADCTITVDDETFLAINNREMDGQMAFMSGKLMVSGDMSFAFKLGQVLGGGQQ comes from the coding sequence ATGTCCGAGAAGTTCACTGACTGCAAACCGATTTTCGAGCGGATCCAGAAGGGTCTTGCCGCCAATGCCGATGCCGCCAAGGCCAATGTGGGCGGCGTGTTCAAGTTCGTCGTGACCGGCGACAAGGGCGGCACCTGGCTGGTCAACTGCAAGGACAACGTGGGCGTGACGGCCGCCGACGGCGATGCCGACTGCACCATCACGGTGGACGACGAAACCTTCCTTGCGATCAACAACCGCGAGATGGACGGCCAGATGGCGTTCATGAGCGGCAAGCTGATGGTCTCGGGCGACATGTCCTTCGCGTTCAAGCTGGGACAGGTGCTCGGCGGCGGACAGCAGTAA
- the rpsT gene encoding 30S ribosomal protein S20 translates to MPKPSAAKRARQEATRHERNRRVTSTWRTLVRNVREAMQKNDPKLDEIYKQAASYLDRAQSKGVLHRNNASRRISRLTKAVSGHKTKSKSA, encoded by the coding sequence GTGCCCAAGCCCTCTGCCGCCAAGCGTGCCCGTCAGGAAGCGACCCGTCATGAGCGCAACCGCCGCGTAACCTCCACCTGGAGGACGCTGGTCCGCAACGTCCGCGAGGCGATGCAGAAGAACGACCCCAAGCTGGACGAGATCTACAAGCAAGCGGCCTCCTACCTGGACCGCGCCCAGAGCAAGGGCGTCCTCCACCGCAACAACGCCTCACGCCGCATCAGCCGCCTCACCAAGGCCGTGAGCGGGCACAAGACGAAGTCCAAGTCGGCCTGA
- a CDS encoding tetratricopeptide repeat protein: MPRRLPLLTALLALTAACARLGPAPESGQVMAGADARREADGRAFARFFDGEMLLRMGDIAGAEAAFLEAAQFDPASSEIQLRLCQIYQHRGQLELAEETASRAVELDVRSVEARLKYAQLLTARRAFPDALIQLGAALEVEPGNTAVLLQKGAVEMSIGRLEAARKTYERITAAEPMNAVALYSLAQIYAAQGNIPAAEAFYLQTTEAAPRFKRAYVDLFLLYDQYGQKQKALALLRKLVEEVDPDNEELRRLYSSALINEGKLDEAVRVLEKEREIQPGNLDVLARLGYAQFEQRNFEAAIEQFRLVLARDPDNHAVRYYLGLSLDAMGAGEAAIAELSNIPVGASVYPDSLLYRAYVLEKLGRNSEAVDSIREAIAVRPEEPRYPEYLASLLLRAGRRAEGIDTARKALEQFPQSVRLLVVLAYLLEKEDFDESIRVMQRVLDIEPKNAEALNFIGYSWADRGMHLDRAEAMIRQALELMPEDGNITDSLGWVLYKRGKFAEALEVLKKAADMSPGVAEIRDHVGDAYLATGNREKALSSWRQALDLNPDPDMRERIQQKIREHSAVSPEPPKKPSPGKKK, from the coding sequence ATGCCGCGCCGACTGCCGCTCCTTACTGCCCTCCTGGCCCTTACCGCCGCCTGCGCCCGCCTGGGCCCGGCGCCAGAGTCCGGCCAGGTCATGGCCGGGGCCGATGCCCGCCGGGAGGCCGATGGCCGCGCTTTTGCGCGGTTTTTCGACGGGGAGATGCTGCTCCGCATGGGGGATATCGCCGGGGCCGAGGCCGCCTTCCTCGAAGCCGCGCAGTTCGACCCCGCCTCGTCCGAAATCCAGCTCCGGCTGTGCCAGATCTACCAGCACCGGGGACAGCTTGAGCTTGCCGAGGAGACAGCCAGCCGCGCCGTGGAACTGGATGTCCGGAGCGTCGAGGCGCGCCTCAAGTACGCCCAGCTCCTGACGGCCCGGCGGGCGTTCCCTGACGCCCTGATCCAGCTCGGAGCGGCGCTCGAAGTCGAGCCGGGGAACACCGCCGTGCTGCTCCAGAAGGGGGCCGTCGAGATGAGCATCGGGCGGCTCGAAGCGGCCCGCAAGACCTACGAGCGGATCACCGCCGCCGAGCCGATGAACGCCGTGGCCCTCTACTCGCTGGCGCAGATCTACGCCGCCCAGGGGAACATCCCCGCCGCCGAGGCGTTCTATCTCCAGACGACCGAAGCCGCTCCGCGGTTCAAGCGGGCCTACGTGGACCTGTTCCTGCTCTATGACCAGTACGGACAGAAGCAGAAGGCCCTCGCCCTGCTGCGGAAACTGGTCGAGGAGGTGGACCCGGACAACGAGGAACTCCGGCGGCTCTACAGCTCGGCGCTCATCAACGAGGGCAAGCTGGACGAGGCGGTGCGGGTGCTGGAGAAGGAGCGGGAGATCCAGCCCGGCAACCTCGATGTGCTGGCCCGGCTCGGTTACGCGCAGTTCGAGCAGCGCAACTTCGAGGCGGCCATCGAGCAGTTCCGGCTGGTGCTGGCCCGCGACCCGGACAATCACGCAGTCCGCTACTATCTCGGCCTGTCGCTGGACGCCATGGGCGCGGGCGAAGCGGCCATCGCCGAGCTGTCGAACATCCCGGTCGGCGCCTCCGTGTACCCCGACTCCCTCCTCTACCGGGCCTACGTGCTGGAAAAGCTGGGCCGGAACTCCGAGGCGGTCGATTCGATCCGGGAGGCCATCGCCGTCAGGCCCGAGGAGCCCCGCTACCCCGAATACCTCGCGTCGCTGCTGCTCCGGGCCGGACGGCGGGCCGAGGGAATCGACACCGCCCGCAAGGCACTGGAACAGTTCCCACAGTCGGTAAGGCTCCTCGTCGTGCTCGCCTACCTGCTGGAAAAGGAGGATTTCGACGAGTCGATCCGGGTCATGCAACGGGTCCTGGACATCGAGCCCAAGAACGCCGAGGCACTGAACTTCATCGGCTACAGCTGGGCCGACCGCGGGATGCATCTCGACCGGGCCGAGGCGATGATCCGGCAGGCACTGGAACTGATGCCCGAGGACGGCAACATCACCGATTCGCTGGGGTGGGTGCTCTACAAGCGGGGCAAGTTCGCCGAGGCGCTCGAAGTCCTCAAGAAGGCCGCCGACATGTCCCCCGGCGTGGCGGAAATCCGCGACCATGTGGGTGACGCCTACCTGGCCACCGGAAACCGGGAGAAGGCCCTCAGTTCGTGGCGGCAGGCGCTGGACCTCAATCCCGACCCCGACATGCGCGAGCGGATCCAGCAGAAGATCCGGGAACATTCGGCAGTTTCGCCGGAACCTCCGAAAAAACCCTCCCCCGGAAAGAAGAAGTAG